One Carassius auratus strain Wakin chromosome 3, ASM336829v1, whole genome shotgun sequence genomic region harbors:
- the LOC113043171 gene encoding epithelial membrane protein 2, producing the protein MLIILAFIILFHITSAILLFIATIRNVWWVSKGYTLDLWYYCNSTNCYDIPNSATDKAAYLQIIQATMILATILCCVGFFVFILQLFRLKQGERFVFTAIIQLLSAFCVMTGASIYTAEHLNFQDEIFKEGDYGYSFVVAWVAFPMTLLSGFMYLVLRKRK; encoded by the exons ATGTTGATTATTTTGGCCTTCATCATCCTCTTCCACATCACCTCTGCAATACTACTCTTCATAGCAACCATCAGAAAT GTATGGTGGGTTTCGAAGGGTTACACCTTAGATCTCTGGTATTACTGCAACTCCACAAATTGTTATGATATACCGAACAGTGCAACGGATAAGGCAG CCTATCTTCAGATTATCCAGGCCACCATGATACTTGCTACGATCTTGTGCTGTGTGGGTTTCTTTGTTTTCATCCTTCAGCTCTTCCGTCTGAAGCAGGGAGAGAGATTTGTCTTCACAGCCATCATCCAGCTCTTGTCTG CTTTCTGTGTGATGACCGGTGCATCCATCTACACTGCAGAGCACTTAAACTTCCAAGACGAGATTTTTAAGGAAGGAGACTACGGATACTCCTTTGTTGTGGCCTGGGTCGCATTCCCCATGACGCTGCTGAGTGGCTTTATGTATCTAGTGCTAAGAAAACGCAAATAA